The Actinomycetota bacterium DNA segment GGGCGAGTCGCGCGGGTCCATGGAATCCAGGGGGGCCTCCGGGGGGACGGGTGAGATCCCAGGTTATCGGTCCGGGCCGGACTTCCCACGCGTGCCGCCCTCGTCCAGCAACCTGGCCATCCGGACGGCGTCCTCGCCGAACCGCTTTCTGACCCGGACCACGGCCTGCTCGGCCCGCGCGTAGCTGGGCCTGCGCTCGAACGAAAGCTGCTCAGCTGCCGGACCAGGGGTCAGTCCCGAAACCGACACCCCCAGCAGCCGGACTCGCTCGCGTCCCCTGTGGAAGCCGTCAAAGGCGTCGCGTGCCGCGGCGAAGATCGTCCACACGTCCTGCGTCGGGCTGGGCAGGGTGCGCGACCTCGTATGTGTGGCAAAGCTGGCGAGCCGGATCTTCACCGTCACCGTACGGCCGCAGGTGCCGGTGGCAGCAAGACGGGAGGCCACCCGGTCCGCCAGCCGCAGGATCTCGGCGTGCAACCGGTCCGGCGAAGCCAGGTCGCGGTCAAAGGTCTGCTCGGCCCCCACGCTCTTGGACTCCGTCTGGGCGACCACCTCACGGCCGTCCTCGCCGCGGGCCAGCTTCGCCAGATGGGGGCCGAGCTGGTCGCCCAAGGCCTGCTGCAGGACCCACACGGGCGTGGCCGCAAGCTCCGCCACCGAACGGATGCCCAGGCGCCGCAGGACCGAGGCAGTCGCCTCCCCCACTCCCCAGATCTCCTCCACGGGCAGACCGTGCAGGAACTCGAGGTGGTCGTCCGGGACGAGCAGCCCGTCGGGCTTGCAGGCGCGGGAGGCGAGCTTGGCCACCAGCTTGGACGGACCTCCACCCACCGAGCACACCAGCCCCAGCTCGTCCAGGACCCGCTTGCGTATCTTCGCGGCGACCTGCGGGGTGGAGCCGTACATCCGGTGGGCGCCGGACACGTCGCAGAACGCCTCGTCCAGCGAGATCGGCTCGATCCGAGGCGTGAACGAAAGCAGCACTTCCCGGAACCGCTTGGAGGCCGACGTGTAGGCGTCGAAGTCCGGCGGGACGAACACCGCCTCCGGACACAGCCGCCGCGCCCTCATCCCCGGCATCCCGTTGCGGACGCCCTTGGACCGCGCCTCGTAGGAGCACGACAGGACCACCCCCCGGGGGCCGCGCCCTCCCACCACGACGGGCTTGCCCTTGAGGTCGGGGCGGCGGAGGATCTCGACGCCGGCGTAGAAGGCGTCGAGGTCGACGTGCAGAATGTCCTTGTCCGAACTCATGTTCTGGTTTTTAGGGTACTTGGCTGGGGAACCAGCTTGGTGGCGTCTGTTGTGGCCGGTGGTGGGGCCCGGGGCGCCTCCGTCGCACCGGCTTCGCCGGGTGCTCCTTGGCCACGCCCTCCCGGCCCCGGACCCCACCACCGGCCCGAGGTAAACCGTCGGACCCACGCTCGGTGGGTTCGTAAAGCCCTGCGTCACCGGCCAAAGCTGAGCACCTGGCCCACTCGGCACCGTCAGACCCGATTTTGTTGGTCCCGGGTCACTCACGTAGGCGGGCGCTCCAGGTTGTGAGCGCTGCGTGTTCGTGGAGTTCGATCATGGGGGGAACCGGGATGGGAGGTGCTTGTGTCGCGGCGCGCGATTTCGTTGGCCGGGTATGCGGTGTTGCTGGCGGCGTTGATGGTCTGGGAGGGGTTCGGGATTGCTCGTGGGGGTGAGGGGTGGCCCACGATGAGCGACGTGATCCGGTCGGTTCGGTCGCCGGTGGTCAGGTGGCTGGTGTTCGGGTCGTGGCTGTGGGCGGGGTGGCATGTGTTTGTCAGGACCTGGGGGACCATTCCGGTCGACTGATGAGCTGGGTCCTGCGCCATGCGGTGCTTCCTCCGGCGATCGCTTACGTGATCGCGATGATCGTGCTCGTGTCCGGTTCCAGACAGGGGCGGGAGCGCGCGGCACGGCGCCGGCGTCCGCCCCTGTGGCGCGCGGTGGCCGGGCTCATCGCCCTGAGCGCTGGCGGGTACGGCGCGTTCGCCTTGACCGTCGGCGCCTACTGCGTGGCGCAGACGAGTCCGGGTCGATGCTTGGCCCCCGCGTTGCGCGAGGCCGGGCTCCTCGGCCTCCTGAGCCTCGGGGGCCTGGTGCTGCTGGACGCGTTGTCCCGGCTCGGGTCCCTGCGAGGGCAGCCGGGTGGTCGCGAGCCCGTCAATCGAACCTGACCTCGTCCAGCTCGAACTCGAACGGCCCGTAGGCAGATGCCCAGAAGAGCAGGGCGATCA contains these protein-coding regions:
- the dinB gene encoding DNA polymerase IV — encoded protein: MSSDKDILHVDLDAFYAGVEILRRPDLKGKPVVVGGRGPRGVVLSCSYEARSKGVRNGMPGMRARRLCPEAVFVPPDFDAYTSASKRFREVLLSFTPRIEPISLDEAFCDVSGAHRMYGSTPQVAAKIRKRVLDELGLVCSVGGGPSKLVAKLASRACKPDGLLVPDDHLEFLHGLPVEEIWGVGEATASVLRRLGIRSVAELAATPVWVLQQALGDQLGPHLAKLARGEDGREVVAQTESKSVGAEQTFDRDLASPDRLHAEILRLADRVASRLAATGTCGRTVTVKIRLASFATHTRSRTLPSPTQDVWTIFAAARDAFDGFHRGRERVRLLGVSVSGLTPGPAAEQLSFERRPSYARAEQAVVRVRKRFGEDAVRMARLLDEGGTRGKSGPDR
- a CDS encoding DUF6186 family protein, whose translation is MLVSRRAISLAGYAVLLAALMVWEGFGIARGGEGWPTMSDVIRSVRSPVVRWLVFGSWLWAGWHVFVRTWGTIPVD